Within the Macadamia integrifolia cultivar HAES 741 unplaced genomic scaffold, SCU_Mint_v3 scaffold2306, whole genome shotgun sequence genome, the region cttcaaagagtTGTTTCCCACTTCCCAGTCGAAACCCACAAATAGTGGAGATAGGAGTTGAAATTTAGGGCTGGTCCAACTGAAATGGTTGAAACAATCGAAATTTTGTTGAACCCTCAAAAATTGGTCGTAACCAACTGAAACCAGGTACATTTACATTGTAGTACCTGGCTTCATCTTGGAGTGGGTCGAACCGGGAAACCTTGCAAAATTTCACTCATAACCTGggagttttagaaccatgattTTAGGCTCAAATTTATGGCTCCAGCATCCAAGGGAGAAGCTGAATGAGTGGAATGAACAGGTGGTTCATAGAATAAACCAGAGAAGCTTACCTTTTAAATAGCATTGGCAATTAAGCCGAACAAAACCCGAGTATTTTGTAATTAACAAGCTTCAACATAATCTTGGCCATACTTGTCATGGCGTCCAGGTGCCaaaaggcgttggagggggcctAGTCCCAAGGTGACAACAACATGGAGCCTGGATGAccaggtgatgccttgacaattatgatcTTGGTACACTTAGTCAAACAAGGTGATACCTTGACAATTATGATCTTGGCAGACTTGGTCAAACAAACGGGTTTCAGTCTGTAGGTGCACCAAACTGGTTTCAGTCTATAGGTGCACCACTCACTTTggttccatatatatatatatatatgtatgtttttCCAATTAATTTTTGTCTTATATTGTTATATTATGTCAATGAAATTTTATGTTATGTAGTTTAGTAATGTAAATATTTGTCAGTGGGCCCTGATCTAACCTTTACATTGTCCTATTAGGCCTCCCTGAAGTGTACTGATGCTCTTTATAGTTTATTTTTATGACTTCCTTTCTGAAACTGATTACTTTATGCACCTGCACTACATGTTTTCTTCTTGGATGATTATTCATCCTCTCCAATACTGTAACGGTTATAAGATCTTTAAGTTTGAAATGAACATCTCAAATTGGTTTTTgggattttattatttcattgtTTCTAACAGATGGATATGCGTGACTTTTTAAATGCTCCAAATGGGTCATCAAAGCAAACTTTGGCTGTCAATGGAAGACCTGATGTGGATCCCCCACAGTCCCCATTGGGTGGTAGAACGGTACAGCCAACTCCTCTTGAATGTTAGAAATGGGTTGTTCTCAATGTCAGATGTGACGCtgaggttttctttgatttacaGGATGTCTTTGACCTGCCTTTTCACATGGCTAGAGATCAAATAGAAGAGAGTCTGCGAACTAAGATGGCTTCTATAAAGGTGAGTATGTTTTTCATTTAGGAGTCATCCCTCTATAGTTTATATATTCATGGTTGCAACTtcacaacagcaacaacaacaacaacaacaacaaagccttatcccaacttaatggggtcggccacATGGCTGCAACTTCCAATCCATTTATTAGTTGTTTTTGTGTATCTTTTAAATATGAGATTTAGTTATTTATCTTCTATTGTGAAGGAACGCATGATTCAACTGCAAGATGCACAAAAGGGATCGGAGGTCTCTTCTGAAGCAACTGAGAGAGAGCTTGAGCTTGAAGCTCAACTTGTTGAAGCTAGAAGCATCATCCAGGAACAGGTAACTCTTGTTTCTGGTTAGCAAGTTCTAAAAATGAAATTGTGCTTTTTTAAATTCCAATTTTAGTTTACAGGAACTCTGTCATTGGATCTACTGCAgttattgtttgttttttctttctgatgAATGATGTGGTCTATTGTCTCATCAAATTGCTCGTCATCTTCAGAATCTTGCTCTCATCTTTGTCACCTTCCAAGCTCCACATACTTTTAACTATTATGATGAAGAGATTCCTAACTTTCAGGATGTTCTAATCTTGTAAAAATTCAATGCATAAGTGAGTGTTTTGAGTAATGGCATAATGATCTGACTCTCTTTATAGTTGGATAATGCATAGTTGAGTTATATGAGTAAGAGCAACAAAAAGCAAATGAATGTTGTATGTTTCAGGTGTTACTAGGGTATCTGTATTATTATGGTGCTTTTTGAGGGTTCCTGACCATCGCGATTTAGTGCCGTTGTTCTTGTACAACTTCTTTGAATCCTTCGCTCCTTCAAATGAATtagtttattaaaaaacaaaaaatactacaaactattttcttctttcagtACTTTCTCCTGGAGAGAAACTGTGTATTTGATTTCAATTAGAATTATTCCACacaattttatattatattcctTTTTTTCAAAGAATATATGAACTTATCCCATAAAACTTCAAGTTTGTGTCTTCAAGAAGGGTGTTATTAATGGGATTTCCATAATCCAACTCATCCCAGATAAAGAAATTGCTTTCTGCTGTGTCACTGTACTTGGTTGAATTCTGGTGCAACCAAACATCATTTCCAAGAGTTTTAtaggaacttttttttttctttttttaaagttttgaggagcctttttttattttcctcccGGTGTGGGGTAAGATCAGTAAAAGTAATTTGCTTCTAAATGCAGGCATCAATAATGTCCAAACATCTTGCAAAGTCTGAGAGGCCAAGGTATTTGTACAAACTTTTTGTGAACTTTTTCTTTTAGATTATTTTTGTTCTTCAGTCATGTATcttgaacattttcttatttatttatgcaGGAGAGTTAATGGACACTTGGATTCTGATAGGGAATCACTTCTCTCTTCACCAACAGAGGCCTGTACTTGAGAAAATTTCCCTCTCCCTTTCTGAGCTTTGCTTCTAGAGAATGATCGTCAAAATGACAACTATTTTCAAATCCAGCGGGACTATCACCAAGATATGCTCTCATGTCAGTGCTGTTGATTGAAGCCAGGTGCCCGGAGAGCCAGGCAGAAATGCTCTACCATCAGGCTGTTTGGTTTGAGGATCATGGTCCAACTCCAttgtttgatttggaatctctaGAAAACTTGTCTTCTTGATTAATGGAAATTAAACCTGCATTTAGTGAGAGATAATTGGTAATTGATTACTAGAGTCAATTAATTCCTATTAGGCTATCACTTGTCTTTCCAAAATGATAATGTAGGTGAGTTAGTTGCGATTATTTCATAAATCATACGAGCATGCATGTTTAAAATATGCTTGAGGTCATTGGGCTTAATCCAGGATGGACTGACAACAAAACTGAGCCCTTTTTTGATTCTCTGTTGTAGTTGGGTTTGACAGCATTTAAGGGCCAGCATGATATtctgtttctttatttctcattttttttttttgttgtaaaggaaagaaataaaaatcttgTGCAAAATTTGTGTCTTCATCTTAATAATTaatataagggtaatttacagtgccaccccctgaagaatgccaatattagagggacaccccctctttcaccaaattagactcggaccccttgccgtcagtcatcgttacaaaatatataaaaaatgctgacatcagcaattcaaaattttcttaaataccattttgcccttaaaatagggaaataccaaaattgcccttcATGGTTGTATTCtcaaaatcgattgaagatccctTCCGCCACCGCCGCCTCTGCTCCATGTCTGCCGCGTAATTCAAAAACTCATGAGGACTCTCATTCCTCCTCACCACCtcgttttaaaccctaaaattaaCTCTGCATCTCTTCACCACCTCGATTCTTCGTCCTCCTCCCGACCTTTCCTCTTTTCTGTCCTCCATGGGTTGTGGAGGTTCGAAACTTGAAGGCGATGACGATACAGCTCCTCGAGGACTTCGCCCCTTCCGCCCTTCCGCCGTAGAATCGATGAGATTAGGTAGTGAAGGAGCAGTCGCACCTTAACAAAGGACCCGGTGCCCTCTCTTCCAAACATCTTCTCCATGATGAAAGCGAAGAAGGTCATCACCAAGATCAGACCATGGACGCCACCTACTGCGAGATCCGAAAAAGCGTGTCCTTCTCCATTGCCGCCGCCGCAgccgcctctgctccatatccACCGCCGACAGATCCGGCCTAAATGCTTTGACGATTATACAGAAGCAGTGCGATGCGCGATGGGACAAGAAACAACGgctcatcgagaattttgcagCGGTTCAGGCACCGACAATAACGACGCAATAaggctttctttttctctttttttaaatcctctttTTGGTCAGCGGTTCAGGTCCGGCaataaggttttattttttgttttttaaatcctctcttcttcttctctagctcttcttcttcttcaggtcAGCAGGACGGTAGCAGCTGTGAGCCGTGTTCTTTTTTTAGGAAGCTTGAAGATTTTGGAGCCCGAGGCTTCAGAAGAATCACAATAGGGTAGGGAAGAGAGGAGTCCTGCCGCCGCCTTTGCTCCATATCCGCCACCGACAGATCCGGCCTCATCGATCCAAATACTGGCGATGGAGATCCGACGGAGAAGATAATCGAAGGTtgctttttttctctttttttccttcaatctgtTCGGAATCTGCAGTCTGTGGTGGTCTTGGTTGGAAATCCGGCAAATTATGGCTAAGATTTGTGGTTCTCTGTATTTGAAAGCTTCACTGTAATGtaaaaatatgagtttttcaatagcaagggtataatggtcattttaagtcgacacttaacagtgactgacgataaggggtccgagtccaatttggtgaaagagagggggtgtccttctaatattggcattctttagggggtggcgctgtaaattaccctgaATATAATATGTAACTCAACCCTGTCTTAGGCTCATCGCATGGGGGCTTATGAACACTTGATTTTAGGCCTGTTGTTTTGCCGGCCTTATATACTGGATTAATCTGGCTGTTTAAATGGTTTATGTGGTCTTAGTGTAATTCCTGTCTGGGTTCAGATCATACCATGAAGAAATACTAGTTCTATGACAGTCCTAATTTAGGACTGTCAATCCAACTGCTAACTACAGGGGATCCCATAGTGTAAAAAAGTGGGACCCAGTGGATCACTGGTCATAAGCTGTTGTGTTTTAGTACAAACACTCATCTTGCGCCATGTACATCCTGTTCCATGGTCATGTGCTCCAACTGGCTTTTCCAGTCCAAAATGAGTTTTAAAAGAATTGATTGTGGGTTGGTTACTGATGTAACAATTTCACTTGAACATCTCTCAGATTATGTTTAAAGTGGGATCTTATCTATTCtactcatggtttaaagtatctccaataccgatacgatacctttcgatacgtatcttaaattttgccgaccgatacgacacacaccgatacgatacatggaatttttaaaatcatttcgtatcgatatataacctacgatacatattgatatgcactaatacactatcgataagtactgatactctatggaaaatataaaatcaaggtgaaatatatgtttcggtatgtatcggtaagtattagtatttgtatgtatcgattggtacgtatcgatgagtatcagtacgtatcggtgagaatcggtatgtatcgatcagtacgtatcggtgagtatcgatatgtactgatacagtcGCTACGGTCATAtcatggccaagatgggtatttttcagaaaacacaattttttgaggggtttttgttccaaagttgctgccagccatatttctctctaactaaagtgaaaatcaaagttgggaacaaggattttacatttatgggacaactacaaaccttgaattcttagtgcgatacccttaatttagtgtttatgcataatacatgttatcaatagctttttttaataatttttttatgcaaaagtgtttaaaaaggtgtttcatatccatttatgtgcgtatctttagcgtatcttagcgtatctccgacacgatacgataccctccgatacgtatcttaattttggtcgaccgatacggcgaccgataccgatactttaatccttgattctACTCATTCCTGGTTCTCTAGTATAAACAGAGCATCTATTCAATGATCTCACCATGTTCGAAGAgttaaatggaaaattttacataggtttacaaaaaaaagtttttcctttttttttttttggtttagaagaaaaaagacattcattaaaggaaagagagaagaacatAATCTAGATTACAAGTAAATAGAGATAAATTCCTAATCATTGCCTGATAAGTTAAGAAGCCAAAAGAACAACCACTTCATTGTTGGGCCTAAGCCGAAAAGAGAGAGGGGAAAGTATCGTAAACATCTAAATAATTAAAGAGGACGCTCCAAGGCCATAAGGTCGgtgtttgggaaaaaaaaaaaaggttgtaaAGTCCATCAGAATTTGTCAAGATTTCATCACTGCGCCAACCCTTCATTTGTGCTTCCTGTAGCCCATTGATGGATTCCCTCGCTGCTGCTTCAATGGATTTCCCTATCATCAGATAATCAGTTGTAATAGTGATGCATTTCCCTCTATTAAGCACACAAGTTGCCCAACCACAGATCCATGTCCGGCTTGGCCACAGCCACACAAACCAATATGTTGGACTCAAAGAAAGGAAAGGTAATCTGTGGGGTTCGATGTGTAGATTGAAATACCTGATGTGAGGCCTGGGGGTAGGAGTACGGAGAGACAATTAACACACCACAAAGCAGGGGATGAGATATTGTATGTATTTGGTTTCTCatgtttaaaaataataaagtttCTATGCTTCCAAATGAAAAACCAAAAGATAATAAAAGTGGAAAAGAAATTATTAAGGGAATCCATCGGGATCACACTGAGTTAAAGAAGTACATAATCAAGTTCATAAAATAAGTAGCCGAAAGAAAATCAGTACGCAAACCAAGAGGGCTAGCTGCACAAATACACTTAGTAAATTCACGAGAGATGAAAATGTGCCATAGAGAATCATTATGAGTGTGGCAGAAACCACAAGTCTGGTCAATATGCATCCATTTTCTCAGTATATCTTTTGTGGGGAGTCCTCCATTGAGGAGTCTCCAGAAGAACTTAAATTTCGGGTGTAAATGGAGTTTCCACAGGTATTGCTACCAGTGCAAGCAAAGTGAGGAGTAAGCACACCTATTGGAGAATCTAATGGGGTTAGTAATTAAGGTTGGATTAAAAAATTTTGCAGTCAACTTTGTGGTAAGGATTCTTGTAAGAGGTGACAACACCAAAAATCATCTTGAGAATTAAATGGAATTTTCAAAATATCATTAACCACAGATAATGGGAGGAAAGAGGTTAGCAGGCTGGTGTTCTAGTTCATTCCAGATAAGAGGTCATTTACCTTGTGGATGGATGAGTGAGGATGTAATTGGAGTTGCATAGTGTAGAGATTTGTGGTGACGGAAGGTATCCAAGGATCATGCTAGAGATCAGTAGAGCTCCCATTTCCCAATTTCCTATGAACTGTTTTGGAAAGAGTGGGGAGAATACAAGCAATACTGTTTCAAGTGAGGGATCCCCTTTCTTGAAAGTAGTAGGATGGAAAATAGATCTATTGGGGAAGTGTTTGGATGTTAACACTTTACCCCATAGAGAATCCTTCTCACAAAGTAGTCTCCATCCCAATTTCAAAAGGAGGGCTCAGCTTTGTGTCTCAGAGGATCTTAAATCCAAGCCTCCCATAGATTTCAGGGTGCAAACTTTATTGCAGCCAGTTAAGTGTAACTTTTTTATTCCATTATTGGTATTCCGTTCCAGAAGTCCAAATAAATAGAGTCAAAGTTTTTTACAAGTCATTTTGGGGAAAGCAAAACAAGACATAAGGTAAGAGGGTATAGAAGACGATGCAAATTGTATTAGAATAGTACATCCTGCAAAAGAAAGGAGATTAGCTTTCCAAGAGGAGAGATTCTTACCTACACTATCAACAATGTGCTGAAACCTATTACATCTAGCCTTGATTTGGTAGAGATTAGTACCAAGGTAAGTTGAGGTTTTATCATTTCTTTAATACCGATCAGAATGCATATGTCAGTTTTACAAGAACCAGTAAAATTAGAGCTGAAAGCAAGTCCACTTTTTTCCAAGTTAATTGTAAGCCCAAAAAGATCTgagaaaatgtcaaaaataCACTTAACTGTAGAGATATCCTCACTGGTGGCTCTATAGAAAATGAAAGTGTCATCAACGAAACAATAAGGTAAATTTTTGGAGCCTTTCTAGCTACCATTATTCCTTTGAACATGTTTAACTCTCTAAAGGCAGTCAAGAGTCTAGACTAGAGGTGCAACATGGCTGGGTTGGGCCGAATTTCTTAAAACCGTAGCCcagccctaggttcccaaaattcaacccaggcccaacctaaCCCTACCCTATCAGAATAGTGCCTAGGCCCAATCTTGTGGGGTTCGTGCCAACCCAACCTAGCGCTAATTGACCCTAATCAGGCAGGGTTGGGACgaattggccctgatttttgtcAAGATCAGGCTAACctttattgaccttgtttttacCATTTGTGTCAAGTACTAATAGATCAAATGATTAATTACACAATTAAAATTGTGAAGTGCAACACGATAATAGATGTTTAGGACACTTGACTACAAGAATCAATGATCGGAAtttcattattctgaataaaaaaggagaggatgatagccctaaattatattatataaatcatggttaaaatcAGAGCGATTGGGCGAAATTGGGCTAGGCCTAGGCCTCAAACCAAGCCCGACCAAACCCTACCCCAGGGTTAgtttttttcaaccctaacccacccttaAGGATAGAAATCTTAGCCCAGACCTTGTTTGGGCTCAGGGTGGGCCCGGGgttcagggccaaacttacacccctagtcTGGACAGTCCTTCCAtagccaaaataaaaagaaaaggacttAGGGGCATCTTTGTCTAATTCCCCTAGAGGGCTCAAAGTAATTATAGTTAGATCCATTTAGTTTAATTGAGAAGGATGTGGAGCTACTGATATAGTTAATAAGGTCACCCTACCTTTCACcaaagccaaaaaaatcaaagatgcCCCTTTAGAATCCCCATTCAAGTTTATCATAGGCCTTAGTCATGTCAAGCTTGATAGCCACAAAATTAGTCTTACCTTTGGTTTTcctgagaaaatgaaaaatctcttGTGCAATGATAATGTTATCAGAAATCTGTCTACCAGAAATAAAGGTAGATTGGAATGGAGAAATAACCCTAGGTAGAACAGTCTTAAGTCTCCAAGTGAGGATTTTGGT harbors:
- the LOC122066265 gene encoding uncharacterized protein LOC122066265, whose amino-acid sequence is MDMRDFLNAPNGSSKQTLAVNGRPDVDPPQSPLGGRTDVFDLPFHMARDQIEESLRTKMASIKERMIQLQDAQKGSEVSSEATERELELEAQLVEARSIIQEQASIMSKHLAKSERPRRVNGHLDSDRESLLSSPTEACT